A stretch of the Pseudomonas sp. ACM7 genome encodes the following:
- a CDS encoding acetyl/propionyl/methylcrotonyl-CoA carboxylase subunit alpha, translating into MPGLSKILIANRGEIACRIQRTAQALGYRTVAIFSDADADALHVQMADEAVNVGPAPVQQSYLNIPAILDAARRTGVDAIHPGYGFLSENAGFARACQDAGITFIGPSPEAIELMGSKRLSKLAMLDAGVPCIKGYQGEEQDDATLSREAARIGYPLMIKASAGGGGRGMRLVHEASDLLEQLRTARSEALHGFGSDELILEQALIDPRHVEVQLFGDQHGNLIYLGERDCSIQRRHQKVIEEAPCPVMTAELRQAMGEAALKAGRAVNYVGAGTVEFLLDTRGQFYFLEMNTRLQVEHPVTELITGLDLVAWQLHVAQGLPLPLRQEQVQLSGHAMEVRLYAEDPAHGFLPQTGRITAWEPALQRGVRIDHGLIEGQTVSPFYDPMLGKIIAHGATREEARRKLLRAVQDSVLLGVQSNQRLLAALLEHPQFISGEFNTGFIPAHFSEHPCLHAHVPSAEELAIAAALFYQASAQVHQVPLAGWRNNASVPLLYRIRLEDQDWPVELNAVPGEPYRVQVATTPFELKFIQCDGRWANMEINGIRRRHAYRLEAGQLWLFTRPGSVRLVDRTQALVSSQASVSTGTLKAPMDGAIVDVLVTEGSPVIKGQLLVVLEAMKMEHPLKSGIDGVLKRLQVRVGDQVKNRQILLEVE; encoded by the coding sequence ATGCCCGGACTCAGCAAAATCCTGATCGCCAACCGCGGTGAAATCGCCTGCCGCATCCAGCGCACCGCCCAGGCCCTGGGCTATCGCACGGTCGCAATCTTCAGCGATGCCGACGCCGATGCGCTGCATGTGCAGATGGCCGACGAAGCCGTTAACGTCGGCCCGGCCCCGGTGCAGCAGTCCTATCTGAATATCCCGGCCATTCTCGACGCCGCCCGGCGCACGGGCGTTGACGCGATCCATCCAGGCTACGGCTTCCTCTCGGAAAACGCCGGGTTCGCCCGCGCCTGCCAGGATGCCGGCATCACCTTCATCGGTCCCAGCCCCGAAGCCATCGAACTGATGGGCAGCAAACGCCTGTCGAAACTCGCCATGCTCGATGCCGGTGTGCCGTGCATCAAGGGTTATCAGGGCGAAGAACAGGACGACGCGACCCTGAGCCGAGAAGCCGCACGCATCGGCTATCCGCTGATGATCAAGGCCAGTGCCGGCGGTGGCGGGCGGGGCATGCGCCTGGTGCACGAGGCCAGTGATTTGCTGGAGCAACTGCGCACCGCCCGCTCCGAAGCGCTGCATGGGTTTGGCAGCGACGAACTGATTCTCGAGCAAGCGCTGATTGACCCGCGTCACGTCGAAGTTCAACTGTTCGGCGACCAGCACGGCAACCTGATCTACCTTGGCGAGCGCGACTGTTCGATCCAGCGTCGCCATCAAAAAGTCATCGAAGAAGCGCCCTGCCCGGTGATGACCGCCGAGTTGCGTCAGGCCATGGGTGAAGCGGCGCTGAAGGCAGGTCGCGCAGTGAATTACGTCGGCGCTGGCACTGTCGAGTTCCTGCTGGATACGCGTGGGCAGTTTTACTTTCTGGAGATGAACACCCGACTCCAGGTGGAGCACCCGGTGACCGAATTGATCACCGGCCTCGATCTGGTGGCCTGGCAGTTGCACGTCGCCCAAGGACTGCCTCTGCCCCTGCGACAGGAGCAGGTTCAGCTCAGCGGCCATGCCATGGAAGTCCGTTTGTACGCCGAAGATCCGGCACACGGTTTTCTCCCACAAACCGGCCGCATCACCGCCTGGGAGCCTGCGTTGCAGCGCGGCGTGCGGATCGATCATGGCCTGATCGAAGGCCAGACAGTCAGCCCGTTTTATGACCCGATGCTGGGCAAGATCATCGCCCACGGCGCCACCCGCGAAGAAGCCCGGCGTAAGTTGCTGCGGGCGGTGCAGGACAGCGTGCTGCTCGGCGTGCAAAGCAATCAGCGCTTGCTCGCCGCCCTGCTGGAACACCCGCAGTTCATCAGTGGCGAGTTCAACACCGGGTTCATCCCGGCACACTTTTCGGAGCATCCCTGCCTGCATGCGCATGTGCCGAGCGCCGAAGAACTGGCCATCGCTGCTGCGCTGTTCTATCAGGCCTCGGCGCAGGTTCATCAAGTGCCACTGGCCGGTTGGCGCAATAACGCCAGCGTGCCGTTGCTCTATCGAATCCGCCTTGAGGATCAGGATTGGCCAGTGGAGTTGAACGCTGTGCCGGGTGAACCGTATCGGGTTCAAGTTGCCACAACGCCCTTTGAATTGAAGTTCATCCAGTGCGACGGACGCTGGGCCAATATGGAAATCAACGGCATCCGGCGACGTCATGCTTACCGTCTCGAGGCCGGGCAACTCTGGCTGTTCACCCGTCCCGGCAGTGTGCGGCTTGTGGACCGGACGCAGGCCTTGGTCAGCAGTCAGGCCAGCGTCAGCACCGGCACCCTCAAGGCTCCGATGGACGGGGCGATCGTCGATGTGCTGGTGACTGAAGGCAGCCCGGTCATTAAAGGCCAGTTGCTGGTCGTGCTGGAGGCCATGAAAATGGAGCATCCGCTCAAGTCGGGCATCGACGGCGTGCTCAAACGCTTGCAGGTCAGGGTCGGTGATCAGGTGAAAAATCGTCAGATTTTGTTGGAGGTCGAATAA
- a CDS encoding exonuclease domain-containing protein, which translates to MPHWLVIDLEATTDEGGWPVTEMEIIEIGATLVDRKGRELDAFQRFVRPLRRPMLTPFCRQLTHITQANIDAAQPLSEVWASFEHWLDQHHSRLEGWASWGDYDRKQLVQEWEHLQLDSALSRVPHMNLKQRFAKARRLERPLGLNGALQLAGMQFNGQQHRALEDARNTARLLPLVLPL; encoded by the coding sequence ATGCCTCACTGGCTGGTCATTGATCTAGAAGCCACCACCGATGAGGGTGGTTGGCCAGTAACGGAAATGGAAATCATCGAAATCGGCGCCACCCTGGTGGACCGCAAGGGGCGCGAACTGGACGCTTTCCAGCGTTTCGTCCGGCCGCTGCGTCGGCCCATGCTGACGCCGTTTTGCCGGCAACTGACCCACATCACCCAGGCCAACATCGACGCCGCGCAGCCTCTGAGCGAGGTCTGGGCGTCGTTCGAGCACTGGCTCGACCAACATCACTCGCGCCTCGAAGGCTGGGCAAGTTGGGGCGATTACGATCGCAAACAGTTGGTTCAGGAGTGGGAGCACCTGCAACTCGACAGCGCCCTGAGCCGAGTGCCGCACATGAACCTCAAACAGCGCTTTGCCAAGGCTCGTCGATTGGAGCGCCCGCTGGGGCTTAACGGCGCGCTGCAACTGGCGGGCATGCAGTTCAATGGCCAACAACATCGGGCGCTGGAAGATGCGCGCAATACCGCACGATTATTGCCACTGGTTCTTCCGCTTTAG
- a CDS encoding pyrimidine/purine nucleoside phosphorylase: MFKVNEYFDGTVKSIAFGTAEGPATIGVMAPGEYEFGTSQREIMHVVSGALTVKLPDSSDWETFAAGSQFNVPANSKFQLKVAVDTAYLCEYRG; encoded by the coding sequence ATGTTTAAAGTCAACGAGTACTTCGACGGCACCGTCAAGTCGATCGCCTTTGGCACCGCTGAAGGTCCTGCGACCATCGGCGTCATGGCACCGGGCGAATACGAATTCGGCACCAGCCAGCGTGAAATCATGCACGTGGTGTCCGGCGCCCTGACCGTCAAACTGCCGGACAGCAGCGACTGGGAAACCTTCGCCGCCGGCAGCCAGTTCAACGTGCCTGCCAACAGCAAGTTCCAGCTGAAAGTGGCCGTCGACACCGCTTACCTGTGCGAATACCGCGGCTAG
- a CDS encoding MOSC domain-containing protein — protein MLRLSALYRYPLKSGKGEILQQVSLDKQGLDGDRRWMLVDEASGRFLTQRAVAQMSQLSALWNADGGLTLNAPGRSPIDIALPASDAELRGVTIWRDTLRVPDAGDEAGAWVSEFIGKPTRLVQVPLDRARTTQAGYGKDDDQVAFADGFPLLLIGQASLGDLSQKVGRPLEMLRFRPNLVIEGSEAYAEDAWKRIRIGDVEFRVVKSCSRCILTTIDPQTGERSEDREPLATLQKYRAEVDGAMFGQNLVNDSNGQLEVGMPVTVLE, from the coding sequence ATGTTGCGTCTGAGCGCGCTTTATCGTTATCCGTTGAAATCCGGCAAGGGCGAGATCCTGCAGCAGGTCAGCCTCGACAAGCAGGGCCTGGACGGTGATCGACGCTGGATGCTGGTGGACGAGGCCAGCGGGCGCTTTCTGACCCAGCGTGCAGTGGCGCAGATGAGTCAGCTGTCGGCGTTGTGGAATGCCGACGGTGGCTTGACCCTCAATGCGCCGGGCCGCTCACCGATCGATATCGCCTTGCCTGCCAGCGACGCGGAACTGCGTGGCGTGACCATTTGGCGCGATACGTTGCGTGTGCCGGATGCCGGTGACGAGGCGGGTGCCTGGGTCAGTGAATTCATTGGCAAACCGACTCGCCTGGTGCAAGTCCCTCTTGATCGCGCACGGACCACTCAAGCCGGCTATGGCAAGGACGATGATCAGGTGGCCTTCGCCGACGGCTTTCCGCTGTTGCTGATCGGACAGGCATCGTTGGGAGACTTGTCGCAAAAAGTCGGCCGACCGCTGGAAATGCTGCGCTTTCGGCCCAACCTGGTGATCGAGGGCAGCGAGGCGTATGCCGAAGATGCCTGGAAGCGCATCCGCATCGGTGATGTCGAGTTCCGCGTGGTCAAGTCGTGTTCACGTTGCATTCTGACCACCATCGACCCGCAAACCGGCGAACGTAGCGAAGATCGCGAACCTCTGGCCACGTTGCAAAAATACCGTGCCGAGGTCGATGGTGCGATGTTCGGACAGAACCTGGTCAACGACAGCAATGGCCAACTTGAAGTCGGTATGCCGGTGACGGTTCTGGAATAA
- a CDS encoding chemotaxis protein CheV, with protein sequence MAGILDTVDQRTQLVGENRLEILMFRLAGRQLFAINVFKVQEVLQLPKLTLMPQRHPFVCGVVNLRGQTLPVIDLSQAIGMRPLVPSPTSTIIVTEYNRSVQAFLVGGVDRIVNMNWEAILPPPASAGRQHYLTAISKVDDQLVEIIDVEKVLAEIVPYNAKVSRDKLDDPVLERARGREVLLVDDSNVALSQLRDTLGQLGVKMHIASDGLKALNMLKAWADTGVNMTDKLLMIFTDAEMPEMDGYRLTTEIRNDPRLRGLYVVLHTSLSGSFNDSMVKKVGCDNFLSKFQPDKLVDVVRQRLMLDEVPA encoded by the coding sequence ATGGCCGGCATTCTCGACACGGTAGACCAACGCACGCAACTGGTGGGTGAGAATCGCCTGGAAATTCTCATGTTTCGGCTGGCCGGACGGCAATTGTTCGCGATCAACGTCTTCAAAGTGCAGGAAGTGCTGCAACTGCCGAAGCTGACCCTGATGCCCCAGCGTCATCCGTTTGTCTGCGGCGTGGTTAATCTGCGTGGCCAGACCCTGCCGGTGATCGACCTGTCCCAGGCCATCGGTATGCGTCCGCTGGTGCCAAGCCCGACCAGTACGATCATCGTTACCGAGTACAACCGTTCGGTGCAGGCGTTCCTGGTCGGTGGTGTGGACCGTATCGTCAACATGAACTGGGAAGCCATTCTGCCGCCGCCGGCCAGCGCCGGTCGTCAGCATTACCTGACGGCCATCAGCAAGGTCGACGATCAGTTGGTGGAAATCATCGACGTCGAAAAAGTCCTGGCGGAAATCGTCCCGTACAACGCCAAGGTCTCGCGCGACAAACTCGACGATCCGGTTCTGGAACGTGCCCGTGGCCGTGAAGTGCTGCTGGTGGACGACTCTAACGTGGCGTTGTCGCAACTGCGTGACACCCTGGGTCAGCTGGGCGTGAAAATGCACATTGCCAGCGATGGCTTGAAGGCACTGAACATGCTCAAGGCCTGGGCCGATACCGGTGTAAACATGACCGACAAACTGTTGATGATCTTCACCGACGCGGAAATGCCGGAAATGGACGGCTATCGCCTGACCACGGAAATCCGCAACGACCCGCGTCTGCGTGGCCTTTATGTGGTGCTGCATACCTCGTTGTCCGGCAGCTTCAACGACTCGATGGTCAAGAAAGTAGGCTGCGACAACTTCCTCTCCAAATTCCAGCCGGACAAACTCGTCGACGTGGTGCGCCAGCGCTTGATGCTTGATGAAGTACCTGCCTGA
- a CDS encoding sensor histidine kinase, translating into MYASLKSITLKPPSRKNARLVTLVLCTCSALGCLLIYSQSTPLPLSLLVLNIAALTCVGVQYCLSRTSIKFQPQELADRLLEVQENERRRLSRELHDDIGQLLTAAKLQSDWLKRRMPEELQGQCSVLCDTLEETLAKVRDVSAILNPRQLTSLGLEASLRAHLLKTLANTPVHWSLECHQRLAGIPEEMTLAAFRITQEAVTNILRHAEAKNLLVRLQRQPQGLTLLISDDGQGFAPATDPGREGQRGMAGMSERINQLGGTLSVTSEPGKGTQIEALFPWAPRALERASTNKVMR; encoded by the coding sequence ATGTACGCCAGCCTCAAGTCGATCACCCTAAAGCCACCCTCCCGAAAAAACGCGCGCCTGGTCACGCTTGTGTTGTGTACCTGCTCGGCGCTTGGCTGCCTGCTGATTTATAGCCAGTCCACTCCCCTGCCCCTGAGTCTGCTGGTACTCAATATTGCGGCATTGACCTGCGTCGGGGTGCAGTACTGTCTTTCGCGCACGTCGATAAAGTTTCAACCCCAGGAGTTGGCTGACCGGTTGTTGGAGGTACAGGAAAACGAACGGCGCCGGCTCAGTCGGGAACTGCATGACGATATCGGCCAATTGCTGACCGCGGCAAAACTTCAAAGCGACTGGCTCAAACGCCGAATGCCCGAAGAACTTCAGGGCCAGTGTTCGGTGCTCTGCGATACGCTGGAAGAAACCCTGGCCAAAGTGCGAGACGTATCGGCCATTCTCAATCCGAGGCAGCTGACCAGTCTCGGGCTGGAAGCCAGTCTGCGGGCGCATTTACTCAAGACGCTGGCCAACACGCCGGTGCACTGGAGCCTGGAATGCCATCAGCGTTTGGCCGGTATACCGGAGGAAATGACGCTGGCCGCCTTTCGAATCACCCAGGAAGCGGTGACCAATATATTGCGCCATGCCGAAGCGAAAAATCTGTTGGTCCGCCTGCAACGTCAGCCACAGGGCCTGACACTATTGATCAGTGATGATGGCCAGGGATTCGCGCCAGCGACCGATCCAGGTCGTGAGGGGCAACGTGGAATGGCGGGGATGTCGGAACGGATCAATCAGCTGGGAGGCACACTGAGCGTGACCAGCGAGCCGGGCAAAGGCACTCAAATCGAAGCACTCTTCCCCTGGGCGCCTCGTGCACTCGAACGGGCTAGTACGAATAAGGTTATGCGTTGA
- a CDS encoding response regulator transcription factor, protein MTCNLLLVDDHSLIRAGVRALVLDIPGYAVIGEANDGSQLLEIAEQLSPDIVLLDISMKETSGLDALQRLKRVRPQSKVLILSMHTDPALIMQALESGAHGYLLKDTTATELEHALDALRNNERYLSPAIAHTVINQALTRTQKNQPEPADSHNLTARQLEILRLIVRGKSTREIANGLGLSIKTVETHRSQIMKRLQIYDVAGLVLFAVREQIISLDD, encoded by the coding sequence TTGACTTGTAACTTACTTCTGGTGGATGACCACTCGCTTATCAGGGCAGGCGTGCGCGCTCTGGTGCTGGATATTCCCGGCTACGCGGTAATCGGTGAGGCCAATGACGGCTCGCAGCTGCTCGAGATAGCCGAACAGTTGTCCCCGGACATCGTCCTGCTGGATATTTCCATGAAGGAAACCAGTGGCCTTGACGCATTGCAGCGACTCAAGCGAGTACGCCCGCAGAGCAAGGTGCTGATCCTGTCGATGCACACCGATCCAGCACTCATCATGCAGGCACTGGAATCCGGTGCACATGGCTATCTGCTCAAGGACACCACGGCTACCGAGCTCGAACATGCCCTGGATGCCTTGCGTAACAACGAACGCTACCTGAGCCCGGCCATCGCCCACACCGTCATCAACCAGGCGCTAACCCGAACTCAGAAAAACCAGCCGGAACCTGCCGACTCGCACAACCTGACAGCGCGTCAGCTGGAAATCCTTCGGCTGATCGTTCGCGGAAAATCCACCCGGGAGATCGCCAATGGCCTGGGCCTCAGCATCAAGACCGTTGAAACCCACCGCTCGCAGATCATGAAGCGCTTGCAGATCTACGATGTGGCGGGCCTGGTGCTGTTCGCCGTTCGCGAGCAGATCATCAGCCTGGATGATTGA
- the yegS gene encoding lipid kinase YegS, producing MSERKALLILHGKQALNEEVRSAVADKRKQGWELAVRVTWEAGDAQRLVDEALAAGYTQIIAGGGDGTLRDIAEAMAAHSTEASLVLMPLGTANDFARAAGVPLEPAQALELLDAAPSAIDLGEVGGQVFLNMATGGFGSQVTANTSEDLKKVLGGAAYLFTGLSRFSELHAAYGELQGPDFQWSGELLALGIGNGRQAGGGHVLCPEALADDGLLDISILPAPQEVVGILKTLLADGFGIDNMFVRVRLPWVEIKVSEGLYINLDGEPLEGDNLRFSIRPAALRVHLPENSPLLGSSQLINHPG from the coding sequence ATGAGCGAACGCAAGGCGCTGTTGATTCTGCATGGCAAGCAAGCGCTCAACGAGGAGGTTCGGTCTGCCGTTGCGGACAAGCGCAAACAGGGTTGGGAGCTGGCCGTTCGAGTGACCTGGGAAGCGGGCGACGCACAGCGTCTGGTAGATGAAGCGCTGGCGGCAGGCTACACGCAGATCATCGCCGGTGGCGGTGACGGTACCTTGCGCGATATTGCCGAAGCCATGGCTGCGCATTCGACTGAGGCCAGCCTGGTACTGATGCCGTTGGGGACCGCCAATGATTTTGCGCGTGCCGCTGGCGTGCCTCTGGAGCCCGCGCAGGCGCTGGAACTTCTCGACGCTGCGCCGAGCGCCATTGATCTGGGGGAGGTCGGTGGGCAGGTGTTCCTGAATATGGCCACGGGCGGTTTTGGCAGTCAGGTCACGGCAAACACCTCGGAGGACTTGAAAAAAGTCCTCGGGGGCGCGGCTTACCTGTTCACCGGTTTATCGCGCTTCAGTGAGTTGCATGCAGCCTATGGCGAGTTGCAGGGGCCTGATTTCCAGTGGAGTGGCGAGCTGTTGGCATTGGGCATCGGCAATGGTCGGCAGGCCGGTGGTGGACATGTGTTGTGTCCAGAAGCGCTGGCTGACGACGGTCTGCTGGACATCAGTATTCTGCCTGCGCCGCAGGAAGTCGTCGGCATCTTGAAAACCTTGCTCGCCGATGGCTTCGGCATCGACAACATGTTTGTGCGAGTCAGGTTGCCATGGGTCGAAATCAAGGTCTCGGAAGGCCTCTACATCAACCTCGATGGCGAACCTCTGGAAGGTGACAATTTGCGTTTCTCGATACGTCCTGCGGCACTGCGCGTGCATTTACCTGAAAACTCGCCGCTGCTGGGGTCATCGCAGTTGATCAATCATCCAGGCTGA
- the glp gene encoding gephyrin-like molybdotransferase Glp — MNPAGKPGKTGSLMAVEVALARLLAMAEASPIRERERLPLAQVQGRVLADDLVSTLDLPPWPNSAMDGYALRVADWTGEPLVVSQKIFAGQAPEPLRPGTCARIFTGAPVPAGADCVEMQENTEVQADERVRFTETMAPGQNIRPQGQEATVGELILSAGTRLGAIEQGLAASLGCAELDVIRKVRVAVLSTGDELIDPGQALGPGQIYNSNRVLLCSWLQRLGCEVIDAGILPDDLATTRTRLGELKDVDLILSTGGVSVGEADFLGIALREEGELTLWKLAIKPGKPLTFGHFRGVPVIGLPGNPASTLVTFALLARPYLLRRQGVKEVEPLKFQVPAGFAWPKAGNRREYLRGRLENGRAIIYRNQSSGVLRSAAWADGLVEVLEDRTLIEGDCVSFIPLSEVLS; from the coding sequence GTGAATCCCGCGGGTAAGCCAGGCAAGACTGGCAGTCTGATGGCTGTCGAGGTGGCACTGGCACGCTTGCTGGCAATGGCCGAAGCCTCACCGATTCGTGAGCGTGAACGCTTGCCATTGGCGCAGGTTCAGGGCCGGGTGCTGGCCGATGACCTGGTCTCGACGCTTGATCTACCACCTTGGCCCAACAGTGCCATGGACGGCTATGCCTTGCGCGTGGCCGACTGGACTGGAGAGCCACTGGTGGTCAGCCAGAAGATTTTTGCCGGTCAGGCTCCGGAGCCGTTGAGGCCTGGCACCTGTGCACGAATCTTCACCGGTGCACCAGTGCCCGCTGGTGCAGATTGCGTCGAGATGCAGGAAAACACCGAGGTTCAGGCGGACGAGCGAGTACGTTTCACCGAAACCATGGCCCCAGGACAAAACATTCGTCCTCAAGGCCAGGAAGCTACTGTTGGTGAATTGATTCTGTCAGCCGGCACGCGCCTCGGGGCGATCGAACAGGGCTTGGCTGCATCGCTGGGATGCGCAGAGCTGGACGTGATTCGCAAGGTTCGCGTTGCTGTTCTGTCCACCGGGGATGAACTGATTGATCCAGGTCAGGCTCTGGGGCCGGGACAGATCTACAACAGCAATCGAGTGTTGCTGTGCAGTTGGTTGCAGCGCCTGGGATGTGAGGTGATCGATGCCGGAATTCTTCCGGATGATTTAGCGACCACCCGCACTCGCCTTGGTGAATTGAAAGATGTCGATCTGATCCTTTCGACCGGTGGTGTCTCGGTGGGAGAGGCTGACTTTCTGGGCATTGCCTTGCGGGAAGAGGGCGAGTTGACGTTGTGGAAACTCGCCATCAAACCTGGCAAACCGCTGACATTCGGACATTTTCGCGGCGTACCTGTGATTGGTTTGCCTGGCAATCCGGCTTCAACGCTGGTGACCTTTGCTTTGTTGGCAAGGCCCTATCTCTTGCGCCGACAGGGTGTAAAAGAGGTTGAACCCCTGAAGTTTCAGGTGCCTGCAGGGTTTGCATGGCCAAAAGCAGGTAATCGGCGCGAGTACTTGCGTGGACGTCTGGAGAATGGCCGGGCAATCATCTACAGGAATCAGAGTTCGGGTGTACTGCGTAGCGCCGCCTGGGCTGATGGTCTGGTTGAGGTGCTGGAGGACCGCACGTTGATCGAAGGTGACTGCGTAAGCTTTATCCCGCTGAGTGAAGTCCTGAGCTGA
- the moaB gene encoding molybdenum cofactor biosynthesis protein B, which produces MKAKADVPFAPLNIAVLTVSDTRTLETDTSGQVFVDRLSAAGHNLAARVLLKDDLYKIRAQVANWIADDVVQVVLITGGTGFTGRDSTPEAVSCLLDKQVDGFGELFRQISVADIGTSTVQSRALAGLANSTLVCCLPGSTNAVRTGWDGILAEQLDSRHRPCNFVAHLKQAAPCESRG; this is translated from the coding sequence ATGAAAGCCAAGGCTGATGTACCTTTCGCACCGCTCAACATCGCGGTGCTGACGGTCAGCGATACCCGTACCCTGGAAACCGATACCTCAGGCCAGGTCTTCGTCGACCGGTTGAGCGCTGCCGGTCATAACCTGGCGGCCCGGGTTCTGCTCAAAGATGATCTCTACAAAATTCGTGCGCAAGTCGCCAACTGGATTGCCGACGATGTCGTGCAGGTGGTGCTGATCACTGGCGGTACCGGTTTCACTGGACGCGACAGCACTCCGGAAGCGGTGAGTTGCCTGCTGGATAAACAGGTCGACGGTTTTGGTGAGCTGTTCAGGCAGATATCGGTAGCGGATATCGGCACCTCTACTGTTCAGTCCCGTGCTCTGGCCGGCCTGGCCAATAGCACGCTGGTCTGCTGCTTGCCGGGTTCGACCAATGCCGTGCGCACCGGTTGGGATGGCATTCTTGCCGAGCAGCTGGATTCGCGTCACCGTCCGTGCAATTTCGTGGCTCATCTCAAACAGGCGGCACCCTGTGAATCCCGCGGGTAA
- the mobA gene encoding molybdenum cofactor guanylyltransferase MobA gives MTSNTHLPPCSILLLAGGRGQRMGGQDKGLLEWQGEPLIAHLHRKTRSLSDDLIISCNRNLDKYAPYADQLVHDDEGDFPGPLAGIRAGLKAARHAHLLVLPCDVPRIDAALLNSMRDAASRHPDQPLMLRHGEHWEPLLCIIPVALSADFDSAWNDGERSPGRLMRKLGANALQCPDNDPRLANLNTPELLSVHYTVSD, from the coding sequence ATGACCTCGAATACACATTTGCCGCCCTGTTCCATTCTGCTCCTGGCAGGTGGTCGTGGCCAACGCATGGGCGGTCAGGACAAAGGACTGCTGGAATGGCAAGGTGAGCCACTGATTGCCCACTTGCACCGCAAGACCCGTTCATTGAGCGATGACCTGATCATCTCCTGCAACAGAAACCTGGATAAGTACGCGCCCTACGCCGACCAGCTGGTTCATGACGATGAAGGCGACTTCCCTGGCCCCCTGGCCGGTATTCGCGCAGGCCTGAAGGCCGCCCGCCATGCGCATTTGCTGGTGCTGCCTTGTGACGTACCGCGCATCGATGCCGCGCTGCTCAATAGCATGCGCGACGCCGCCAGCCGGCACCCGGATCAACCGCTGATGCTGCGCCATGGCGAACATTGGGAACCTCTGCTGTGCATAATCCCCGTAGCACTCTCGGCGGATTTCGACAGTGCCTGGAACGACGGCGAACGCAGCCCGGGTCGTCTCATGCGCAAACTGGGCGCTAATGCCCTGCAATGCCCCGACAATGACCCACGCCTGGCCAACCTCAACACACCAGAACTGTTGAGTGTCCACTACACTGTGTCAGACTGA
- a CDS encoding YgdI/YgdR family lipoprotein, which yields MTQRPLATFMLALGLATLAGCASPTVITLNDGREIQAVDAPKFDKDSGFYEFEQLDGKQTRINKDQVRTVKEL from the coding sequence ATGACTCAACGGCCCCTCGCTACTTTCATGCTCGCACTGGGCCTCGCTACCCTCGCCGGTTGCGCATCGCCTACAGTGATCACCTTGAATGACGGTCGAGAAATCCAGGCTGTCGACGCGCCAAAGTTCGATAAAGATTCGGGTTTCTACGAATTCGAACAACTGGATGGCAAGCAGACCCGCATCAACAAGGATCAGGTTCGTACCGTTAAAGAGCTGTAA
- a CDS encoding pseudouridine synthase: protein MSTSSFSAAHNQASTLYLPPGPWQTVLDCLCEHFSAIGREQWLDRIARGRVLDGHGMPIALDLPYKEGLRIHYFREVPDEKPIPVIESILYADEHLVVADKPHFLPVTPAGEYVEQTLLRRLIRRLDNPHLVPLHRIDRHTAGLVLFSANPQSRSAYQSLFPTRQIEKRYEAIARALPERSFPLVHKSRLIDGEPFFRMQEGPGVSNTETAVEVREKNGDLWRYALYPVTGKKHQLRVHMTALGASICNDPFYPHVLKDVEDDYANPLKLLAQGLRFLDPVTGQERAFESTITLQW, encoded by the coding sequence ATGTCCACTTCATCTTTTTCTGCTGCACACAACCAGGCCAGCACGCTCTACTTGCCGCCTGGTCCGTGGCAGACCGTGCTCGATTGTCTGTGCGAACACTTCAGCGCCATCGGTCGTGAACAATGGCTGGACAGAATCGCTCGCGGTCGTGTCCTCGACGGCCACGGCATGCCGATCGCCCTTGATCTGCCTTACAAGGAAGGCTTGCGGATTCATTATTTTCGTGAGGTGCCGGACGAAAAGCCGATCCCGGTGATCGAGTCGATTCTGTACGCGGATGAGCATCTGGTCGTGGCGGACAAGCCACATTTTCTGCCAGTGACTCCCGCGGGTGAATACGTGGAGCAGACCCTGTTGCGACGGCTTATCCGTCGACTCGATAACCCGCATCTGGTGCCTTTGCATCGCATTGACCGGCACACAGCGGGGCTGGTGCTGTTTTCCGCCAACCCTCAGAGCCGTTCTGCCTATCAGTCGTTGTTTCCTACGCGGCAGATCGAAAAGCGCTACGAGGCAATTGCCCGAGCGTTGCCTGAACGCTCTTTTCCATTGGTCCATAAGAGTCGCCTCATCGATGGCGAGCCTTTCTTCCGCATGCAGGAAGGTCCGGGCGTCAGCAATACCGAAACGGCTGTCGAAGTCAGGGAGAAGAACGGTGATCTCTGGCGTTATGCGCTTTACCCGGTGACGGGCAAGAAGCATCAGTTACGGGTGCACATGACAGCCTTGGGCGCCAGCATCTGCAACGACCCGTTTTATCCGCACGTACTCAAGGATGTTGAGGATGACTATGCCAATCCTTTGAAACTGCTCGCTCAGGGATTACGGTTTTTGGACCCGGTCACCGGCCAGGAAAGAGCATTCGAAAGCACCATCACCCTGCAGTGGTGA